The stretch of DNA CTAAGGGGTTTGTTTTGAAGGAACAGCTCAGGTACTTAAAGAAGTCCTTGAAAACTTTTTCAGGACTGCAGTTAGAACCTGACATCAAAGTATCTCCCACCAACCAGCCTGGTACTGTCAAAATAAttctcccctgctccccctttctttttttaaatagatgctTGCATCTTATCAATAGGGATACTAACAGGACAGACACTGCTGGATCAGCACTTGACTATCTAGAGGACTTAGGCAATTTTTTCATCAGCATTTCAGATAATCAGTCATCATATCCAGCCCATTCACTCAAGATGCCAGTCTTTCACTCCACAGGCATGccttgtggtttggttttttttttttttaaagcagcccTATGTTTCCATGAACGGTACACTCCTGCCCACAGGTATCTCAAGATCAAATGATCAAACATGGAACACTTACGATTAAACCCTCCTCTTGCATTCATGTTCCCTTTCTGCCATGCTGGTGAACTAAATTCCAGTCTGATTGCTCTGCCTTCAATCTCTGTGTTGTTATAGGAATTCAATGCCTCTTTAGCATCCTCAGTTGTGGGAAATTCTACAAATGCATACCTATTTGGAGGAGAAGATTTCAGTCAGCCTGAGAGGACAAGAGGCAAGTCATTCACAGTGCCAACTCAGGAGTCAGGCACAACGTACCCTTTAGGCCTGCCCTGGTTGTTCTGTGGCATCTTGATGGAAGAAGCTTTCTTAAACAGTTCCTGGAGAGTCTCTTCTGAAGCAGCGTAGGAGAGGTTGTTGACAATTAGGGTCTTTGACTCCCTCTCTCCACCTCCTATGGAGAAAACTCAGTGCTGTAAGTGCCAGTTTGGAAGAAGAGCTCTCTTCCTCTAGTCACAAGACACTCTTCTAGGGTAAGAGTAGTTGTTGCCCCCCTCCTCACCTCAAGGTGAGGCACAAGGCCAACCGCAACGCTGTTTTGGTCACCTACACTAGCTGCCCCCCCTTGTCTCGAATCATGCAGTAGACATGAAATGCACAGGATGCAGAGTACAAGTCAGGCAAAAGGTCCCTTCCCGATACCATTTTCCTGCAGTACTTCAAGCTAATCTACTTCTGAACCAAGTAGAATTAAATCTTGTGTATGTCATTTGTATGCATGCTATTGGTCTAGAAAAGTACCTTTCTGATGTTCTTGATGACTCTTCTCACCAGTGAAGTCAATGACCATGGCACGACCATCAATCTCGGTGCCCTGCTTCTCCTCCAGAGCTTTGTTTGCCTCAGCTTCTGATTTAAATTCAACATAGGCCATCCTACAGCACAGAGAAGAACATAAGCAAATGCTTCCTTCCAGGAATGACTAAGTTCATGAACAAGGAGGGGGAAGGATGTCGAGAAAAAGGcttcaaagtattttcagtaCACCTACTGCAGGAGGTTCCTTAAGGAAGCTAAAGAACACACAAGCTTACTGGAATATGCCAAGAGTTTAAGGAACAGCAAACATCCAACAGTCCTCTCAGCTACGTACCCTTTGCTGTTCCCCTCCTTGTTCATTACTATTCTGATTTCTTGTGCGTTTTCAAACACCTCTCTTATTTCATCTTCAGTTAAGCGGTAGGGCAGATTCTTCACAAACAGTGTCCTAGCATCTCTCtctgcaaagagagaaaaagttaCTATCACGTTACCAGCGAAAACCCCTGTCTCATCTATGCTGCCAGATCAGCGAGAATCAGTGAGTTGatccagcagaaaataaagcagtttcagaagctgaaaaagcaaCTATTACAGAAGTTTATTAGGCTACCATTCTACTCCTCTTAAGTGCATCAAGTTCAGAAAACAGGTCCTAAAACTTCAGGAAGAACCAGATCTCCTCCTCAGTGCCCCCAATGCACACTGTTTTTCAGAATCACACTTCCAGACATTTCAGTCTGAACTTGTCCATCGGTATGTAAGCATTTGAGAAACTGTTTATGATACAGAGCTCCAACCAGGATGATCTGCCTTAAAGGCATAGAAGAGCAGCCACCAGTAACACTGCTCCAGCCTGATGATGACAGCTTTTCATTGATGTGCACAGGCAGTTACGAGTTATGGGCCAtacctttcttattttcttttattgtttccttgctctttgctttttccagtttgaCTTCGGAACCCATTAACTTCTTTCCATTCATTTGGAGAGCTTTATCCAGATCTTCAGCAGATGAAAAGTCTACATAGCCGAATCGCCTGAAAGAAGGGTAACCTTACTATTTAAGGTGATCCATCTGTAGTAGCAGGGGacacaaacaaacccaaaaccagagAGGTCCCCGCTGGTCAAGTTAGACTGTTAATAAATGCTAACCAGCCCACATAACCAAAACAACGGCAGAGAACAGCTATGTAACTGAAGTGGCAGCTCTTCCTTTATGGAAATACTGTCTGAAAAAGCTGCAAACCAAGCAAGTATTATACACTTATCAGTACCATGCCTCTCTTCCAGCTTCCATTCATTACCTAGCAACCATCCCAGCATCCTAAGGGAACTAGCATCAGCAGTTACACCCCTCCAAACAAATTCCTGCCAATCAAAAGAAATAGGCAGCTAAGTTCTACTGATGAACTCACTTGGAGGCACCGATTCTGACATCTAAAACTTCAATATTCTTCTTCCCAAAGAAGTCTTTGATGCCAGTCTTCAGTTCTTCATATTCCTTGGTGGGGACCAAATTTCCCACAAAGAGGGAGAAAGCTGAAGTCGGCCctttaaatgaaaagataatCAGAATCTGGGGTTTTAAGGCAGgttgtggttatttttttttttaagaagccgGACTCCGGAAAGCTTTAGCACATCAGTTTCTGCTCTAAAGTGACATCACACTTCAGTATTAAGTCCCTTATAATCATcatttgtgctggaaaaaacCTGTCCCTTCAGTTATGTACCAGCATCCTGTTCCTTCACAGCTATGCACTGTCCCAGTAACAGTCCATGAAACAAGCACTGCTTGATGATCCCACAACACCTACcgtctgttttctttttcttggccTCTGGTGCACTTTTATTGgccatttctttcttcctctttccaggTGCTTCCTTGACAGGTTCTGTGGTAAAAGAACACACaccatgaaaaatacagaacaactTCTCCTATACTGGATCAATACAGGAGCAATAATTTTCACACCAGTCATACACGGGACCTTCTCTCATCACTACAACAACTATTTCTCAGCCCAAAAGACCATGACAGacaaagatttttctcatgAATCTTTCCTCTTAAGACAGTTATGATctcaaaaacatttaaactcACTTTCATCCTCACTTTCCTCCTCGGCGTCCTCTTCATCCTCGTCCTCATCCTCctcatcttcatcctcatcttcttcatcttcctcatcttcagaGTCTGCCTTGGCTTTCACTGGTGCAGCCTTTGCTGGAGTAAGTTTTTTCACTTGAACGGGGGTTGTGTCCATGGCCTCATCATCTTCAGACTCTGAAACAAATTGAGCACAAGATTTCAGACACGTTCAAGATCAAGCCCCTTTTGAgaccaagaaaagaaaatcttgtgAAATACAATAG from Falco peregrinus isolate bFalPer1 chromosome 12, bFalPer1.pri, whole genome shotgun sequence encodes:
- the NCL gene encoding nucleolin codes for the protein MVKIAKTPKNQIKQKKMAPPPKKVEESEEEESSELEESSGEEVIPQKKQQKAAVTPAKKAATPAKKVATPAKKAVTPAKKAVATPAKKAVATPAKKAAILTKGAKNGKNAKKEESEEEDEDDEEDDDDEEEEDEEDSDEEEEPPMPVKPAAKKPAAVPAKKPAVVPVKQESEEEDEDEDEDDDDEEDDESEDDEAMDTTPVQVKKLTPAKAAPVKAKADSEDEEDEEDEDEDEEDEDEDEEDAEEESEDEKPVKEAPGKRKKEMANKSAPEAKKKKTDGPTSAFSLFVGNLVPTKEYEELKTGIKDFFGKKNIEVLDVRIGASKRFGYVDFSSAEDLDKALQMNGKKLMGSEVKLEKAKSKETIKENKKERDARTLFVKNLPYRLTEDEIREVFENAQEIRIVMNKEGNSKGMAYVEFKSEAEANKALEEKQGTEIDGRAMVIDFTGEKSHQEHQKGGGERESKTLIVNNLSYAASEETLQELFKKASSIKMPQNNQGRPKGYAFVEFPTTEDAKEALNSYNNTEIEGRAIRLEFSSPAWQKGNMNARGGFNQQSKTLFVRGLSEDTTEETLKESFEGSISARIVTDRDTGSSKGFGFVDFSSPEDAKAAKEAMEDGEIDGNKVILDFAKPKGEFQRGGGFGGGFGGRGGRGGGRGGRGGFGGRGGGRGFGGRGGGFRGGRGGGGDHKPQGKKIKFE